A stretch of the Sebaldella sp. S0638 genome encodes the following:
- a CDS encoding zinc-dependent dehydrogenase, with the protein MKASVYYGKGDIRYEETEVPEIGDGEILMKMEACGLCGTDIHKALDGTVKGPVVLGHEAVGKIVKKGENTEKFNIGDRIITAIHVPCFTCHYCNKGQYTLCEQFKKTNIEPGGFAEYIRIPKEHVKHLVHIVPEGVSVEEATLAEPVACCIHGLKAADIQTGDSVMIMGAGQIGTIHGQLASLKGAEKVIITDISEFKLKKAKELGVDYTINVLNENLGEKVNEITNGNGLDIIIIAAGNSSLLAEAVGLLRRGGKIIVFSPFDKDNMVEIDAGRFFRDEISIIGTYSVTPYDFPEAMDIIEKKKINIKDMITHTFPLEKLKEAVELAADPKNESLKIIITA; encoded by the coding sequence ATGAAGGCAAGTGTATATTACGGAAAAGGGGATATCAGGTATGAGGAAACAGAGGTTCCTGAAATAGGAGACGGGGAAATACTAATGAAAATGGAAGCCTGCGGTCTTTGCGGGACAGATATTCATAAGGCACTGGATGGAACAGTAAAGGGGCCTGTGGTACTCGGGCATGAAGCAGTAGGGAAGATAGTAAAAAAAGGTGAGAATACAGAAAAATTTAACATTGGAGACAGAATAATAACAGCAATACATGTGCCGTGTTTTACATGTCATTATTGCAATAAAGGGCAGTACACACTGTGTGAACAGTTCAAAAAGACAAATATAGAGCCTGGGGGATTTGCAGAATATATCAGAATTCCGAAAGAACATGTGAAGCATCTTGTACACATAGTACCCGAAGGAGTATCTGTGGAGGAAGCCACGCTGGCAGAGCCTGTGGCATGCTGTATTCACGGGCTGAAAGCAGCAGACATACAGACAGGAGACAGTGTTATGATAATGGGGGCAGGACAGATAGGAACAATACACGGTCAGCTTGCCAGCTTAAAAGGAGCAGAAAAGGTAATAATAACAGATATTTCTGAATTTAAACTAAAAAAAGCCAAGGAGCTGGGTGTAGATTATACAATTAATGTTCTGAATGAAAATCTCGGCGAAAAGGTAAATGAAATAACAAACGGTAATGGTCTGGATATAATTATAATAGCAGCCGGGAATTCTTCACTGCTTGCCGAAGCTGTGGGTCTTTTGAGAAGAGGAGGAAAAATAATAGTTTTCTCGCCTTTTGACAAAGATAATATGGTGGAAATAGATGCAGGAAGATTTTTTAGAGATGAAATTTCGATAATAGGGACATATTCAGTAACTCCTTATGACTTTCCGGAAGCTATGGATATTATAGAAAAAAAGAAAATAAATATAAAAGATATGATTACGCATACTTTCCCGCTGGAAAAACTGAAAGAAGCGGTGGAACTGGCAGCAGATCCCAAAAATGA
- a CDS encoding L-fuculokinase — MYFIGIDAGTTNCKICLFTLPDFTLVSKYSFVTPKINFGDTSDFDVEKLWDGIMTGMRETVKAAGDPAEIKHISVASVGEAGVLTDAEGNIKGPVMTWYDTRTKEISEAVIKKTGRQKIYNITGLPAHSNYSLNKILWLKENIKEYPENGKWLCMAEYIAYKFTGIRKAEFSLASRTMALDIKNKKWSEDILKDVQLERGLFSEPAESGEITGTVSRETAQAAGMSETTTVSTAGHDHMCGSVAAGLYDEGGILNSTGTTEGLLFLKKEPGLNDDFFKFNFSNGIHVLKDFYTIYSSLPSAGYSVEWYKEKFDVSDEEFNRITEKLYEKIMQKEYEPKADGIFIPHLRGSGPPRRSIESKALFYGITERTTKEELLLIIFQGLCFELKNLLNSIEELTEHKFAEIKVIGAACKNKLWLKLKADILGRDIAVYEIDEAVSKGAAILGAYKNGYIKDFKIAEKSGEIRKVTPDKKASEYYNKIFTTLYKPFYDFKADIEDKV, encoded by the coding sequence ATGTATTTTATAGGAATAGATGCAGGAACCACAAATTGCAAAATATGTCTGTTTACATTGCCTGATTTTACACTGGTATCAAAATATTCCTTTGTTACACCTAAAATAAATTTCGGAGACACCAGCGACTTTGATGTGGAAAAACTATGGGACGGAATAATGACAGGTATGCGGGAAACTGTGAAAGCTGCGGGAGATCCGGCTGAAATAAAGCATATATCAGTGGCAAGTGTGGGAGAAGCAGGCGTTTTGACAGATGCAGAGGGAAATATAAAAGGGCCTGTAATGACATGGTATGATACAAGGACAAAAGAGATTTCAGAAGCTGTGATAAAGAAAACAGGCAGACAGAAAATATATAATATAACAGGACTTCCTGCACACAGTAATTACAGCCTGAATAAAATATTATGGCTGAAGGAAAACATAAAAGAGTATCCTGAAAATGGAAAATGGCTTTGTATGGCTGAGTATATCGCATATAAATTCACAGGGATAAGAAAAGCAGAATTTTCACTGGCATCACGTACAATGGCTCTGGATATAAAAAATAAAAAATGGTCAGAAGATATACTAAAAGATGTACAGCTGGAAAGAGGATTATTTTCTGAACCGGCAGAATCAGGTGAAATAACAGGAACGGTAAGCAGAGAAACAGCACAGGCAGCAGGTATGAGTGAGACAACAACAGTTTCTACAGCAGGTCATGACCATATGTGCGGTTCTGTGGCAGCAGGGCTGTATGATGAGGGCGGCATATTAAATTCTACAGGAACAACAGAAGGGCTGCTGTTTTTGAAGAAGGAGCCGGGGCTTAATGATGACTTCTTTAAATTTAATTTTTCAAACGGGATTCATGTATTAAAGGACTTCTATACTATATATTCGTCACTTCCGTCAGCTGGGTATTCTGTGGAGTGGTATAAGGAAAAATTTGATGTTTCTGATGAGGAATTCAACAGGATTACAGAGAAACTTTATGAAAAGATAATGCAGAAAGAGTATGAGCCGAAAGCAGACGGGATTTTTATACCGCATTTAAGAGGAAGCGGGCCGCCGAGAAGAAGTATAGAGTCAAAAGCATTGTTTTACGGGATTACAGAAAGAACAACAAAGGAAGAACTTCTGCTTATTATATTTCAGGGGCTGTGCTTTGAACTGAAAAATCTGCTGAACTCCATAGAAGAACTCACAGAACATAAATTCGCAGAAATAAAGGTCATTGGAGCGGCATGTAAAAATAAGTTATGGCTGAAATTAAAGGCAGATATACTTGGGAGAGATATAGCGGTATATGAAATAGACGAGGCTGTGAGCAAAGGTGCAGCAATACTGGGAGCATATAAAAACGGTTATATTAAGGATTTCAAGATCGCAGAAAAAAGCGGAGAAATAAGAAAAGTGACACCTGATAAAAAAGCATCTGAATATTACAATAAAATTTTTACAACGCTTTATAAACCATTCTATGATTTTAAAGCAGATATTGAAGATAAAGTTTAA
- a CDS encoding PTS galactitol transporter subunit IIC produces MAETLLRVVQYILGMGPTVMLPIVIFIMASCLGVKLSRALRAAMTIGMGFVGIFLVFGLLVDSLGPAALDMVKETGINLPVVDLGWTPLAAIAWASRIAPFVVPLTIIINIVMLTFNWTKTVDIDLWNYWHFAFVGALVYSSTGNFFLGLFAAGLTAVITFLLADWCAPMVQKYFDLPGISLPTLSSAIFFPVGLLGNAIIDKIPGLNKLNADPETIQKRFGVFGEPMMIGLILGVVIGILAKYDLKGILNLGINLGAVMLIMPRMVKLLMEGLLPLSDAIRDFLRKRYPDRDDLYIGLDIAVAVGHPSVIATALMLIPMGILLAVILPGNRLLPLGDLANLWVPISMVVLACKGNVIRSFIIGIPILIGNLYVASAIAPVITRIAKSIDFPIGTSSEISSLLDGGNPFRFWMVKIFEGNFIALILIPVILIIIAFLYKSTKKEMKAE; encoded by the coding sequence ATGGCTGAGACATTATTAAGAGTAGTTCAGTATATTCTCGGCATGGGACCGACAGTAATGCTGCCTATAGTTATATTTATAATGGCATCATGTCTGGGAGTAAAATTAAGCAGGGCATTGAGGGCTGCCATGACAATAGGAATGGGATTCGTGGGAATATTCCTTGTATTCGGGCTTTTGGTAGACAGTCTGGGACCGGCAGCACTGGATATGGTAAAAGAAACAGGAATAAATCTTCCTGTAGTGGATCTGGGATGGACACCGCTGGCAGCTATAGCATGGGCATCAAGAATAGCACCGTTTGTAGTGCCGCTTACAATTATTATAAACATAGTAATGCTTACTTTTAACTGGACAAAAACAGTAGATATAGATTTATGGAATTACTGGCATTTTGCCTTTGTAGGAGCATTGGTATACAGCAGCACGGGGAATTTCTTTTTAGGGCTTTTTGCAGCAGGACTGACAGCTGTAATAACATTCTTACTGGCAGACTGGTGTGCGCCAATGGTTCAGAAATATTTTGATCTGCCGGGAATATCACTGCCGACACTGTCATCAGCTATATTTTTCCCTGTGGGACTGCTGGGGAATGCAATAATAGACAAGATTCCGGGGCTGAATAAACTAAATGCCGATCCTGAAACTATCCAGAAAAGATTTGGTGTTTTCGGCGAACCGATGATGATAGGACTGATTCTTGGGGTAGTTATAGGAATATTGGCAAAATATGACCTGAAAGGTATTCTGAATTTAGGTATAAATCTCGGAGCGGTAATGCTTATTATGCCGAGAATGGTAAAACTGCTGATGGAAGGTCTGCTTCCTTTGTCAGATGCTATAAGAGATTTTCTGAGAAAGAGATATCCTGACAGGGATGACTTGTATATTGGTCTGGATATAGCAGTAGCAGTGGGGCATCCGTCAGTAATAGCAACAGCACTTATGTTAATACCAATGGGAATCCTTCTTGCAGTTATACTTCCGGGAAACAGACTTCTTCCGCTGGGCGATCTTGCCAATTTATGGGTGCCTATATCAATGGTAGTACTGGCATGTAAAGGAAACGTAATAAGATCATTTATTATAGGAATACCGATTTTAATAGGAAATCTGTATGTGGCTTCAGCAATAGCACCTGTTATTACAAGAATAGCAAAGAGTATAGATTTTCCTATAGGAACATCAAGTGAGATATCAAGCCTTTTGGACGGGGGAAATCCTTTCAGATTCTGGATGGTAAAAATTTTCGAAGGTAATTTTATAGCTTTGATACTGATACCTGTAATACTTATTATCATTGCATTTTTATATAAATCTACAAAGAAAGAGATGAAAGCAGAGTAA
- a CDS encoding PTS sugar transporter subunit IIB: MKKRIIFACTSGIATSTVATEKVLQYCKKEGIEVDPMQSNVGTIPSQDGMADLIVVTSGVKYNLKTPIINGLPLITGIGEEALLKKIVEILKGGENNG; this comes from the coding sequence ATGAAAAAAAGAATTATTTTCGCTTGTACAAGCGGAATAGCAACGTCTACAGTTGCTACGGAAAAAGTGCTTCAATATTGTAAAAAAGAGGGAATAGAAGTAGACCCTATGCAGTCTAACGTCGGGACAATACCATCACAGGACGGAATGGCAGATCTGATCGTAGTTACCTCAGGGGTAAAATATAATCTGAAAACACCTATAATAAACGGACTGCCGTTGATTACGGGAATAGGAGAAGAGGCTCTTTTAAAGAAAATAGTAGAGATTTTAAAAGGAGGAGAAAATAATGGCTGA
- a CDS encoding PTS sugar transporter subunit IIA → MAIVDNLDKKYVFLHRDFGSKEEAFHFINEILLEDKCVTEEYLPKVLERENTFPTGMKLEEINVAIPHIDSKYVLKENLFVITSKKGIEFNNAENNGEKLNVKIIFGLLIKEHNTHISFLVKLIELFQENDKLEQIVESSDKDEVIKILKEVLK, encoded by the coding sequence ATGGCAATAGTTGATAATTTAGACAAAAAGTATGTTTTTTTGCACAGAGATTTTGGGAGTAAAGAAGAGGCTTTTCATTTTATAAATGAAATTCTTCTTGAAGATAAGTGTGTAACAGAAGAGTACCTCCCGAAAGTATTGGAAAGAGAGAACACTTTTCCCACGGGAATGAAGCTGGAGGAAATAAATGTAGCTATTCCCCACATAGATTCCAAATATGTATTAAAGGAAAATCTGTTTGTGATTACCAGTAAAAAAGGAATTGAGTTTAATAATGCGGAAAATAACGGAGAAAAGCTAAATGTGAAAATAATATTCGGTTTATTAATAAAAGAACATAATACTCATATAAGCTTTCTTGTAAAACTAATAGAACTTTTTCAGGAAAATGACAAGCTGGAACAGATAGTGGAAAGTTCTGATAAAGATGAGGTAATAAAAATTTTGAAGGAAGTATTGAAATAG
- a CDS encoding transcription antiterminator: MLIDKKDIGILEFFLNENSVSVKKLEDDINVTERAIRTRLENLNYVFHKSNMKAELKIEKNMAVLSRKNENLRKFLEEFDLGNYNFNKYERMEIIYFFSLISEEGFKFGTLEKILNVGKSTLKNDMKEVREELHKLGFSFISKPKKGLILVGNENNIRKLLLEYILKYFYIKNFDSIEIREQTEPVARTVNVLVKQLKTEDIKLYFNFLKKIEEKMKKMISDEGFEVLIIYLMIIHSRNTEDRLLEEHISNENFLRATNEYKVLNKLIQDWKYQYNRFSSNEFEILKFVEYLLGTHSYNFDYSFYENWIQIETLIREIIKNVDEKLDISIVNDNLLEEGLINHIRPTIYRIKNNIRLKKLDLNEVTERYSVLLNIVRESVKPLEDYLGKSMEIEELVYLTIYFKLAVDRKKKKLARHINNILIVCNFGYGTSRLLVENLKERYLLNITDVIPYNNFLDYDLKDTDIIISTIDINLKHSEIPVIKVSPILDSDDEKKIKKYLKEKTYESVSMGKVMEIIEKYGRIENRNAMEKELELYLNVNREEEKEYIKTLPEILPAENMKITGEVKNWQEGIRESGKILLENGYIKESYIEECVEIIYEKGMYMLIGKNIILPHGSIKKNVFKTGMSFLKLKKEIEFPENIKIKNIVMLATLDKKEHINAFLQLKKIIDETKFLDDIEKITDERKLYDLMTAKFEKIKDKNFEILKYK; the protein is encoded by the coding sequence ATGTTAATAGATAAAAAAGATATCGGCATATTGGAATTTTTTCTGAATGAAAATTCTGTTTCTGTAAAAAAACTGGAAGATGATATTAATGTCACAGAAAGAGCAATAAGAACCAGACTTGAAAATCTGAATTATGTATTTCATAAAAGTAATATGAAGGCAGAATTGAAGATAGAAAAGAATATGGCAGTATTAAGCAGGAAAAATGAAAACCTGAGAAAGTTTCTTGAAGAATTCGATTTGGGAAATTATAACTTTAATAAATATGAAAGAATGGAAATAATTTACTTTTTTTCTCTTATATCAGAAGAGGGTTTCAAATTCGGAACACTTGAAAAAATTCTGAATGTGGGAAAAAGCACATTGAAAAATGATATGAAGGAAGTACGGGAGGAGCTTCACAAACTGGGATTTTCATTTATTTCAAAACCTAAAAAAGGCCTTATACTCGTAGGAAATGAAAATAATATACGAAAACTGCTTTTGGAATATATATTAAAGTATTTCTACATAAAAAACTTTGACAGTATCGAAATAAGAGAACAGACAGAGCCTGTGGCAAGAACGGTAAATGTTCTTGTGAAACAGCTGAAAACAGAAGATATAAAATTATATTTTAATTTTTTGAAAAAAATCGAAGAAAAAATGAAAAAGATGATTTCAGATGAGGGATTCGAGGTACTGATTATATATCTGATGATTATTCACAGCAGAAATACAGAGGACAGACTTTTGGAAGAACATATTTCAAATGAAAATTTTCTTAGGGCAACAAATGAGTATAAAGTATTAAATAAACTTATTCAGGATTGGAAGTATCAATATAACAGATTTAGCAGCAATGAGTTTGAAATACTGAAATTTGTGGAATATCTTTTGGGAACACACTCATATAACTTTGATTACTCATTTTATGAGAACTGGATACAGATAGAAACCCTTATCAGGGAAATTATAAAGAATGTAGATGAAAAGCTGGATATCTCAATTGTTAATGATAATCTGCTTGAGGAAGGACTGATTAACCATATAAGACCTACAATATACAGAATAAAAAATAATATAAGACTGAAAAAGCTTGATTTGAATGAAGTTACGGAAAGATACTCGGTACTGCTTAACATAGTGAGGGAATCAGTAAAACCTCTGGAGGATTATCTCGGAAAAAGCATGGAAATAGAGGAACTGGTGTATTTAACAATATATTTTAAGCTGGCGGTGGACAGAAAAAAGAAAAAGCTTGCCAGACATATAAATAATATTCTTATAGTATGTAATTTCGGCTATGGAACATCAAGACTTCTTGTGGAAAATCTTAAAGAAAGATATCTCCTGAATATAACAGATGTAATTCCATATAATAATTTTCTTGATTATGACCTGAAAGATACCGATATTATTATATCTACAATTGATATAAATCTGAAACATTCTGAAATTCCGGTAATTAAAGTGAGTCCCATACTGGACAGCGACGACGAAAAGAAGATAAAAAAGTATCTGAAAGAAAAAACATATGAAAGCGTAAGTATGGGAAAAGTAATGGAAATAATAGAAAAATACGGAAGAATAGAAAACCGGAATGCTATGGAAAAGGAACTGGAATTGTATTTAAATGTAAACAGAGAGGAGGAAAAAGAATATATAAAAACACTTCCGGAGATACTGCCAGCAGAAAATATGAAAATTACCGGGGAAGTAAAAAACTGGCAGGAAGGAATAAGGGAGTCAGGTAAGATATTACTTGAGAACGGCTATATAAAAGAGAGCTATATAGAAGAATGCGTAGAAATAATCTATGAAAAAGGCATGTATATGTTAATAGGAAAAAATATAATACTGCCTCACGGAAGTATTAAGAAAAATGTTTTTAAGACAGGAATGAGTTTTTTGAAATTAAAAAAAGAAATTGAATTTCCGGAAAACATAAAAATAAAAAACATAGTAATGTTGGCGACACTTGATAAAAAAGAACATATAAATGCATTTTTGCAGCTGAAAAAAATTATAGATGAAACGAAATTTCTGGATGATATCGAAAAGATCACAGATGAGAGAAAATTATATGATTTGATGACAGCAAAATTTGAAAAGATAAAGGATAAAAATTTTGAAATTTTAAAATATAAATAA
- a CDS encoding DUF2252 domain-containing protein — protein MLYSHYRQHGCYIVLVTLALNMDNERVRNMQNNGNGENWKEIRGRVPRSSHAEWGISEERDPLSILRSQDKTRIEELVPIRYERMSVSPFTYFRGAAAVMAHDLSKTSVTGIHVQICGDAHIGNFGIFGSPEGTLLFDINDFDETIRGPWEWDLKRLAASIILGGESVGFGRKECMKYAFNAVQSYKETMKEATGMNTLDLWYTKIKISEIDIKKDKIKKRVDAINAKARSRTSQKAMEKFTHIIDGERKFIENPPIIEHVFSDEELRFVHNGMKSYRETISSEKRLILNRFRVVDIVRKVVGVGSVGTPCYAVLLLGKDDNDPLIMQVKGASKSVFEPYLKTDAYVNGGHRVVAGQRAIQAGSDIFLGWGKLNENDFYVRQLWNMKGSIPMEEIREEGFDLYGQACGKALAYAHANTGNRFAISDYLGKSDTFAEAVAEFAGKYADQTQKDHRQLLDAMENGVFE, from the coding sequence ATGTTATATTCTCATTACAGACAGCACGGCTGTTATATAGTTTTGGTAACACTTGCTTTAAATATGGATAATGAAAGGGTGAGGAACATGCAAAACAATGGTAACGGAGAAAACTGGAAAGAGATAAGGGGCAGGGTTCCCAGAAGCAGTCATGCAGAATGGGGAATTTCTGAGGAAAGAGACCCGCTCTCTATACTAAGGTCACAGGATAAGACAAGAATTGAGGAATTAGTGCCGATAAGATATGAACGTATGTCTGTGTCGCCGTTTACATATTTTCGGGGAGCAGCAGCGGTAATGGCACATGATTTATCAAAAACTTCTGTTACAGGAATACACGTACAAATCTGCGGAGATGCACATATAGGAAATTTTGGTATATTCGGATCTCCAGAAGGAACACTGCTCTTTGATATAAATGATTTTGACGAAACTATAAGAGGACCGTGGGAATGGGATTTGAAACGGCTTGCTGCGAGTATAATACTGGGCGGCGAATCTGTGGGATTCGGAAGAAAAGAGTGTATGAAGTATGCTTTTAATGCAGTACAGTCATATAAAGAAACAATGAAAGAAGCTACTGGGATGAATACTCTTGACCTGTGGTACACAAAAATAAAAATTTCGGAAATTGATATAAAAAAAGATAAGATAAAAAAAAGAGTTGATGCAATAAATGCCAAGGCACGAAGCCGTACAAGCCAGAAAGCAATGGAAAAATTCACACATATAATAGACGGTGAGAGAAAATTTATAGAAAATCCGCCTATAATAGAACATGTTTTTAGTGATGAGGAATTGAGATTTGTGCATAACGGTATGAAGAGTTACCGTGAGACTATTTCAAGCGAGAAAAGACTCATACTAAACAGGTTCAGAGTAGTAGATATAGTTAGAAAAGTAGTAGGTGTGGGAAGTGTGGGAACACCTTGTTATGCAGTGCTGCTTCTCGGAAAAGACGATAATGATCCTTTGATTATGCAGGTAAAAGGTGCCTCAAAATCAGTATTTGAGCCTTATCTGAAAACTGATGCCTATGTTAACGGAGGGCATCGTGTAGTGGCAGGACAGAGAGCAATACAGGCCGGCAGTGATATTTTTCTCGGCTGGGGGAAGCTTAATGAGAATGATTTTTATGTCAGGCAGCTTTGGAATATGAAAGGGTCTATACCAATGGAGGAGATAAGAGAAGAAGGTTTCGATCTTTACGGTCAGGCGTGCGGGAAAGCTCTTGCTTATGCACATGCTAACACAGGAAACCGTTTCGCCATATCTGATTATCTCGGGAAGTCAGATACATTCGCCGAAGCGGTGGCAGAGTTTGCTGGAAAGTATGCCGATCAGACACAGAAAGATCACAGGCAGCTTTTGGATGCCATGGAAAACGGTGTTTTTGAATGA
- the abc-f gene encoding ribosomal protection-like ABC-F family protein translates to MSLIDINNLTFSYETSYENIFEDVSFQIDTDWKLGFIGRNGRGKTTFLNLLLGKYEYRGKISSSVTFDYFPFEVEDKSRDTIDIIDSVNSSYELWELNREFSWLDVDQDVLYRPFETLSNGEQTKVLLAALLLKEQNFLLLDEPTNHLDEEGKEIIAEYLKTKKGFILVSHDRDFLDKIIDHVLSVNKTNIDIMKGNFSDWNLKKEREDNLETAENERLKKDIGRLKQAAKRTSAWSEKTEDSKFGTREGVDRGFLGHKSAKMMKKSKNIEARQNKAIEEKSGLLKNIETAENLKLHSLVYPKGSLADISDLSIFYGDKVLFEGLEFSVMNGDRVAVKGKNGSGKSSLIKLLAGEDIPHSGLVKTGSGLIISYVPQDASFLSGTLRSFAEDRGIDETLFKSILRKLDFDRGQFDKKLDEYSEGQKKKVLLAGSLSESAHLYIWDEPLNFIDVISRIQIEELILNYNPTLIYVEHDSAFNRKTATKIINL, encoded by the coding sequence ATGTCGTTAATAGATATAAATAATTTAACATTCAGCTATGAAACCAGCTATGAAAATATTTTTGAGGATGTGTCTTTTCAGATAGATACAGATTGGAAATTAGGCTTTATAGGAAGAAACGGAAGAGGGAAAACTACATTTCTGAATCTTCTTTTGGGAAAATATGAATACAGAGGGAAGATTTCGTCATCAGTGACATTTGATTATTTTCCTTTTGAGGTAGAGGATAAGTCACGCGATACAATAGATATTATAGATTCTGTAAACAGCAGCTATGAATTATGGGAGCTGAACAGAGAATTTTCATGGCTTGATGTAGATCAGGATGTCTTGTACAGACCGTTTGAGACTTTGAGTAACGGAGAGCAGACCAAGGTTCTGCTTGCTGCATTGCTCTTAAAAGAGCAGAATTTTCTTCTCCTTGACGAGCCTACGAACCATCTTGACGAGGAGGGAAAGGAAATAATAGCGGAATATCTGAAAACAAAAAAGGGATTTATACTTGTTTCACATGACAGAGACTTTCTGGATAAGATCATAGATCATGTGTTGTCAGTGAATAAAACAAATATAGATATAATGAAAGGGAATTTTTCTGACTGGAATTTGAAAAAAGAAAGGGAGGACAATCTGGAAACAGCAGAAAATGAAAGGCTGAAAAAAGATATAGGCAGACTGAAACAGGCGGCTAAAAGGACTTCCGCATGGTCTGAAAAAACAGAAGATTCAAAATTCGGAACCAGAGAGGGAGTAGACAGAGGTTTTTTGGGTCATAAATCAGCGAAAATGATGAAAAAATCAAAAAATATAGAGGCAAGGCAGAATAAAGCAATAGAGGAGAAATCCGGTCTGTTGAAAAATATAGAAACTGCCGAAAATCTAAAACTTCATTCTTTGGTATATCCTAAAGGTTCTCTGGCGGATATAAGTGACTTATCTATATTCTACGGGGATAAGGTATTATTTGAAGGGCTGGAATTTTCTGTTATGAACGGGGACAGAGTGGCGGTAAAAGGAAAGAACGGATCAGGTAAGTCAAGCCTGATAAAGCTTCTCGCAGGAGAGGACATCCCGCATTCGGGTCTGGTTAAAACGGGCAGCGGTCTGATTATTTCATATGTGCCGCAGGATGCTTCTTTTCTTTCAGGAACTTTAAGGTCATTCGCAGAGGACAGAGGGATAGATGAAACTCTTTTCAAATCAATACTGAGAAAACTGGACTTTGACAGAGGACAGTTTGATAAAAAACTGGATGAATACAGTGAGGGACAGAAGAAAAAAGTTCTGCTTGCAGGAAGTTTATCTGAATCGGCACATTTATATATATGGGATGAACCTTTGAATTTTATTGATGTAATTTCACGTATTCAGATAGAGGAATTAATACTAAATTATAATCCTACACTAATCTATGTGGAACATGACAGTGCTTTTAACAGGAAAACAGCAACTAAAATAATAAATCTTTAA
- a CDS encoding DUF1576 domain-containing protein, translating to MIVKRIEHIDLILLFFLVIIFVTTPIQELGAGLMRLIISRDTLITDYTSVSGIGPTLLNVFFVMAFTLLVQRINKIELNGFVMAGLLTTMGFSFFGKNIYNILPVYAGVYLYSRFNNKPFRQYFVIAMFGAGLAPIATNTIELNIFWIILGISIKTFYGFILVPLASHIIRFHNGYVLYNIGFTGGIFAMLFTGIFRTLGYKLDVVVDVNQSQYVHQILLMILLSISGYFLLFGLIKGGFCWHKYKRMMSMSGRAITDYYGLFGEEMTLINMGIVGFLLTMVALSTGLTLNGATVGSIISVIGFAAFGKNPKNITPVIIGCLLIITATNATITPTVILTIIFVTGLAPLAGEYGFFIGIIAGVMHFCLVQYTADWQGGANLYNNGFAGGFVAGIIHSIMDSLFRRKV from the coding sequence ATGATAGTTAAGAGGATAGAACATATTGATTTGATTTTATTATTTTTTCTGGTAATAATATTTGTAACGACGCCTATTCAGGAATTAGGGGCGGGATTGATGAGACTGATTATCTCAAGGGACACACTTATTACTGATTATACATCAGTAAGCGGTATAGGGCCTACACTGCTGAATGTATTTTTTGTCATGGCTTTTACTTTGTTAGTGCAAAGGATAAATAAAATTGAACTAAACGGGTTTGTTATGGCTGGTTTACTAACAACAATGGGATTTTCGTTTTTTGGTAAGAATATATATAATATTCTGCCTGTGTACGCAGGAGTTTATTTATATTCAAGATTTAATAACAAACCATTCAGACAGTATTTTGTAATAGCAATGTTTGGAGCCGGGCTGGCACCTATAGCTACCAATACTATAGAACTGAATATATTCTGGATTATTCTGGGTATAAGTATAAAGACTTTTTACGGTTTTATACTGGTTCCCCTTGCGAGTCATATAATAAGGTTTCATAATGGTTATGTCCTCTATAATATAGGCTTTACCGGCGGAATATTCGCCATGCTTTTTACGGGAATATTCAGGACACTGGGATATAAACTCGATGTAGTGGTAGATGTTAATCAGTCACAGTATGTTCATCAGATACTTCTTATGATACTGCTTTCAATATCCGGCTATTTTCTGCTCTTCGGACTCATAAAGGGAGGTTTTTGCTGGCATAAATATAAGCGGATGATGTCTATGAGCGGAAGGGCAATTACAGATTATTACGGTCTTTTCGGGGAGGAAATGACACTTATCAATATGGGGATTGTGGGCTTTCTGCTTACAATGGTAGCTTTGAGTACAGGACTTACACTAAATGGAGCAACAGTAGGATCAATAATAAGCGTAATAGGTTTTGCAGCTTTCGGGAAAAATCCCAAAAATATAACACCGGTAATAATAGGGTGTCTTCTTATAATAACGGCAACTAATGCCACCATTACACCAACAGTTATTCTGACTATTATTTTTGTTACAGGACTGGCTCCTCTGGCAGGAGAATATGGTTTTTTCATTGGTATAATAGCCGGAGTCATGCACTTTTGTCTGGTTCAGTATACAGCAGACTGGCAGGGCGGTGCGAATCTCTATAATAACGGATTTGCAGGCGGTTTTGTAGCAGGAATAATACACAGCATAATGGATAGTCTCTTTAGAAGAAAGGTTTGA